GTGCATTAAGATTTGACGAATGACCTTAAACTACGCAATCGTctcacaatttaaaaataaggAAATGTGTGTGGTGATTCGATTCGAGACATTCGATTTTCTATTTGCTATCAGACGTTATTTTAGGTTTCGCTAGAAGATTTCGATGGAAAAAGAGAATTAAAATATAGCCAGTAGCTAACAAAAACTGATTTATGAAACTTACATTATTCAACAATAACCACCTTCCTTTTGATAAATTCAACTCACAAACATCTGTTTATTGACATAAACTTTCTCCTTTCATTACTATCCTTCTTTGGAACATACAAATGCCAATCCTCAGATAAGTCGCCCAATTGCAACCACTGTGTCCACTCTGGAATCCACTATCCGGAGGAACCTCCACCTCCGCCCGTGGCAGGTACAGTGCACATTTTCTTCGTGGTGTCGAACTGCAACCCAGGAAGGCAGGACTGCTCAAACAGTTGGAACTAATGGGGAATAGGTAAATGTATGGGTCATAAGTTCTGTTGGGCGAACGGCATCGGAATCCACACTCACCCCGCCGGTAGCGGTAGGCAGACACATGTAGTAGCGCGCTGTATCGCCCGGATAGGCAAAGTTGCCGCTTTCGGAGCAGGCAAACTCGCAAGCTTTCTTGGCCTCGACGAATACCTCATTCGCCCCACACTCGAACGTCATTGGCCCCGAGGTGCCGCAGAATATGCTCAGCCGGGGGTCAGGCTTGTACGCGTACCACTTGTTCAGCTGGCCGGCCGCATTACAGTTGACCTGGAAACAGTCGGCGGCGGTCTTCTTCAGTGACCACGACTGGGCGGTGAAGTTGAACACATAGTTCGATGCGGGGCTTGACATTTTGACCGTTTTCATGGCCGCGTCACAGAAGACCGCCTCGCTGCAGTTGGCAGGATCTGTAACACACGACGAGAATCGTTGAGTGTCCCATACTGAGCAACGCACGGAAGGAGCTTTCCCCTACCTGGGTAGGCTAGGTTGCCCTTGGGACACAGTTCACTCTTCGTTTCGCACGCAGCATTCACCGTGGCCGAACAGACTCCCTTGCCAGTGCAGTACGGACGAGAGGTATCGACCGACGAGCACTCATACCCTCCGACGTTTTCGTTTCCGTAGCTGCACATCTGAACGGATCAGGATGATGGACTAGAGGCTCTTTCCGGACCACTACTTCTCCGTTCCGCGGGTCTTACCATTACGCTCGTACAGGTTCCACAGACGATGCGATCTCCGGTGCATTTTGACGCAGTCgatccgtcgtcggcggcggggGAAACTACA
The nucleotide sequence above comes from Anopheles bellator chromosome 1, idAnoBellAS_SP24_06.2, whole genome shotgun sequence. Encoded proteins:
- the LOC131215274 gene encoding uncharacterized protein LOC131215274, giving the protein MQGLVYAAVLCAFAAVQVGAAADVSLEVPSRRAVVSPAADDGSTASKCTGDRIVCGTCTSVMMCSYGNENVGGYECSSVDTSRPYCTGKGVCSATVNAACETKSELCPKGNLAYPDPANCSEAVFCDAAMKTVKMSSPASNYVFNFTAQSWSLKKTAADCFQVNCNAAGQLNKWYAYKPDPRLSIFCGTSGPMTFECGANEVFVEAKKACEFACSESGNFAYPGDTARYYMCLPTATGGFQLFEQSCLPGLQFDTTKKMCTVPATGGGGGSSG